The Pseudomonadota bacterium genome has a segment encoding these proteins:
- a CDS encoding S41 family peptidase: MKMSPLRICALAAIALAAAPVGGAEPPADGGDAAHDLARGVVFDRVVLSIMEQYYDPDRAEPVTMLRGALDALERSVAEVKVDYDGGGKKAVVSVLAARHEIDLASIAAPWGLSRAMHGAFGFLAEKLPRDERRDLREIEYAAVNGMLSVLDPHSGAMMPKEWQELRMRLEGEFEGIGIRITTDRRPPCDGDLTVVEVFDDTPAKKAGLRAGDKIVRIGGDSTVNITTDEAADRLRGAHGTKVKIQVKRPDGQLVSMEVARGTIAIESVKWKMLEGGVGYVSLTEFQQDSAAEVAAAVQALRDGGMMKGLVLDVRDNPGGSLDAAGEIADLFLTSGTIVTTAGRHYDDREVRDATAKGTEPPYPLVILVNSFAASAAEVIAGALRNHGRALLIGETTFGKGSVQTIAPLPGEGALRITVAQYLTPGDISIQGVGVAPDVRYAPVTIDREEMNLDMKGPSISERDLDAHLARPTDLDRSDRPGLVTAPLLIPPAERRADLAVFDRCYDADPDRLPYKARRETEIARRIILATSGPTTGELIMSARRLLGEDEAAEVAAVEQALRKNGIDWSAPPSDASPAAKSNDVVSSARLVGKIVPGGKIRISASVKNDGAAPIYRLRAVTASDDPIFDDVEIVFGKVAPGATRKRDAVVELPPVLSGRIDPVTVRFEAAAGPLPSEAAFDAALPATPRARLDYAWHVEDLGNGNGFAEPGEELAIRFWLTNSGDASTFEADAQLSGGPGVDVVKGHVPVGRLAPGKTTSGEMRLRIGSDYPPGRAELRLVVEEWISGRFQRTRSVLERTIVIPVAAASPSPSKAAGTITVKGPQPAALLQVASADGGRVGQAQPGATFPVDARFGSYFRVVLAKDQHAWIAESDTRPGGDGAAAFERAVVRPPVIEIKGGSVRTVRGLSARFEGSAQCAEGVRDLIVFISGKNGDKKAAYVPARGGRPEARLDFSLDLPLAEGANEIVFIARRDADVASSETVFVRATAK; this comes from the coding sequence ATGAAGATGAGCCCGCTTCGCATCTGCGCGCTCGCCGCAATCGCGTTGGCCGCGGCGCCCGTCGGAGGCGCCGAACCGCCGGCCGATGGCGGCGACGCCGCGCACGATCTCGCGCGCGGCGTGGTGTTCGATCGCGTCGTTCTTTCAATTATGGAGCAGTATTACGATCCGGATCGCGCCGAGCCCGTGACCATGCTCCGCGGCGCCCTCGACGCGCTCGAGCGCTCGGTCGCGGAGGTGAAGGTCGATTACGACGGCGGCGGCAAGAAGGCGGTCGTCTCCGTGCTCGCCGCGAGGCACGAGATCGACCTCGCGTCGATAGCCGCCCCTTGGGGTTTGTCGCGCGCCATGCACGGGGCGTTCGGTTTCCTCGCCGAGAAGCTGCCGAGGGACGAGCGGCGCGACCTCCGCGAGATCGAGTACGCGGCAGTGAACGGGATGCTCTCGGTGCTCGATCCGCACTCCGGCGCGATGATGCCGAAGGAGTGGCAGGAGCTCCGGATGCGTCTCGAGGGCGAGTTCGAGGGGATCGGCATCCGCATCACGACCGACAGGCGGCCCCCGTGCGACGGCGATCTCACGGTGGTCGAGGTGTTCGACGACACGCCCGCGAAGAAGGCGGGGCTCCGCGCCGGCGACAAGATCGTCCGCATCGGGGGCGACTCGACGGTCAACATCACGACGGACGAGGCCGCAGACAGGCTGCGCGGCGCGCACGGCACGAAGGTCAAGATCCAGGTGAAGCGGCCCGACGGCCAGCTCGTGTCCATGGAGGTGGCGCGCGGCACCATCGCGATAGAGAGCGTGAAGTGGAAGATGCTCGAAGGCGGCGTCGGGTACGTCTCCTTGACCGAGTTCCAGCAGGACAGCGCCGCGGAGGTGGCCGCCGCCGTCCAGGCGCTGCGCGACGGCGGAATGATGAAGGGGCTCGTGCTCGACGTCCGCGACAACCCGGGTGGCAGCCTCGACGCGGCGGGGGAGATCGCCGATCTCTTCCTCACGAGCGGCACGATCGTGACGACGGCGGGCCGGCACTACGACGATCGCGAGGTGCGCGACGCGACCGCCAAGGGCACCGAGCCGCCGTACCCGCTCGTCATCCTCGTCAACTCGTTCGCCGCGTCCGCCGCGGAGGTGATCGCCGGCGCGCTCCGCAACCACGGGCGCGCGCTGTTGATAGGCGAGACCACCTTCGGCAAGGGCTCGGTGCAGACCATCGCGCCGCTCCCGGGCGAGGGCGCGCTGCGGATCACCGTCGCGCAGTACCTCACGCCGGGCGACATCTCCATCCAGGGCGTCGGCGTGGCGCCAGACGTCCGATACGCCCCGGTCACCATCGATCGCGAGGAGATGAACCTCGACATGAAGGGGCCGTCGATCTCCGAGCGGGATCTCGACGCGCACCTCGCGCGGCCGACGGATCTCGATCGCAGCGATCGGCCCGGGTTGGTCACGGCGCCGCTCCTCATCCCGCCCGCGGAGCGACGCGCGGATCTCGCCGTGTTCGATCGCTGCTACGACGCGGATCCGGACCGGTTGCCCTACAAGGCCCGCCGCGAGACGGAGATCGCGCGGCGCATCATCCTGGCCACGAGCGGCCCCACCACGGGGGAGCTCATCATGAGCGCGCGCCGGCTGCTCGGAGAGGACGAGGCCGCGGAGGTCGCCGCGGTCGAGCAGGCGCTGCGCAAGAACGGGATCGACTGGTCGGCGCCGCCCTCGGACGCGAGCCCGGCCGCGAAGTCGAACGACGTCGTCTCGAGCGCGCGGCTCGTCGGGAAGATCGTCCCGGGAGGGAAGATCCGGATCTCCGCCTCGGTCAAGAACGACGGCGCCGCGCCCATCTACCGGCTGCGCGCGGTGACGGCGAGCGACGACCCGATTTTCGATGACGTGGAGATCGTTTTCGGCAAGGTCGCCCCCGGCGCGACGCGCAAGCGGGACGCCGTCGTCGAGCTCCCGCCGGTCCTCTCCGGGCGGATCGATCCGGTCACGGTGCGCTTCGAGGCCGCGGCCGGCCCGCTGCCCTCCGAGGCTGCCTTCGACGCGGCCCTCCCCGCCACGCCGCGCGCGCGCCTCGACTACGCTTGGCACGTCGAGGACCTCGGCAACGGCAACGGGTTCGCCGAGCCGGGCGAGGAGCTCGCCATAAGGTTCTGGCTCACGAACTCCGGCGACGCGTCGACTTTCGAGGCCGACGCGCAGCTGTCGGGTGGACCCGGCGTGGACGTCGTCAAGGGGCACGTGCCCGTTGGAAGGCTCGCCCCAGGCAAGACGACCTCGGGGGAGATGCGCCTGCGGATCGGGTCCGACTATCCCCCGGGGCGCGCGGAGCTCCGGCTCGTCGTCGAGGAGTGGATCTCCGGCCGGTTCCAGAGGACGCGCTCCGTCCTCGAGCGCACGATCGTCATCCCCGTCGCCGCGGCGAGCCCGAGCCCCTCGAAGGCGGCCGGCACGATCACGGTCAAGGGCCCGCAGCCGGCGGCGCTCCTCCAGGTCGCCTCCGCCGACGGCGGGCGCGTGGGGCAGGCGCAGCCCGGCGCGACGTTCCCGGTCGACGCGCGGTTCGGGAGCTACTTCCGCGTCGTCCTCGCGAAGGATCAGCACGCGTGGATCGCGGAGTCCGACACGCGGCCGGGTGGCGACGGGGCGGCGGCCTTCGAGCGCGCCGTCGTGCGTCCCCCCGTGATAGAGATCAAGGGAGGGAGCGTCCGCACGGTGCGGGGATTGAGCGCGAGGTTCGAGGGATCGGCGCAGTGCGCGGAGGGCGTGCGCGATCTCATCGTCTTCATCAGCGGCAAGAACGGCGACAAGAAGGCGGCCTATGTCCCGGCGCGCGGCGGCCGCCCCGAGGCGCGGCTCGATTTCTCTCTGGACCTGCCGCTCGCCGAGGGCGCGAACGAGATCGTGTTCATCGCGCGGCGCGATGCGGACGTCGCGAGCTCGGAGACGGTGTTCGTGCGCGCGACCGCCAAGTGA
- a CDS encoding glutamate mutase L, whose protein sequence is MSIGPPSVIAITDCGSTTTKAILVERKGGVFRQTFRGEAPTTVEAPVEDVTVGVVAALRDLSARAGRRIVDDAGAIVRPASGGDGVDLYLSTSSAGGGLQMVVAGVVAKLSARSAQRAALGAGAIVADVVACDDDRTPYERIARLKRLRPDIVLLAGGTDGGAEIGVVEMAQLIAAADPKPRFGGQFTLPVVFAGNARVAAEVARVLKGKAELYAVANVRPSIEQERLEPARERIHDLFLDHVMQQAPGFSKLLAWTDAPVMPTPSAVGAILRLASEREKLDVLAVDIGGATTDVFSVVSGAFNRTVSANLGVSYSAAFVLAEAGVENVRRWLPYRMSGEDLRDAVMNKTIRPTTIPADVEDLMLEQALAREALRLSFAQHAEFATGLAGKRVDRSFDENLSSGRAEEGGLRTMAIDLLVGSGGVLAHAPRAAQTAAMLVDSFGPAGVTRIAKDSIFMLPHLGVLSQLDPRAAREVLENDCIVVLGTCVAPAGAVRPGKPCLEFSLERADGTSERGALSGGEIVAVPLAAGEEAELVVSPRRGLDVGAGASKSWRGRVRGGEVGLILDCRGRPFVFARDDHERIAAQRRWLGALGAFEGGG, encoded by the coding sequence ATGAGCATCGGCCCCCCCTCGGTCATCGCGATCACCGACTGCGGCTCCACCACGACCAAGGCGATCCTCGTCGAGCGGAAGGGCGGCGTGTTCCGGCAGACGTTCCGGGGCGAGGCGCCGACCACCGTGGAGGCGCCCGTCGAGGACGTGACGGTCGGCGTCGTCGCGGCGCTTAGGGATCTCTCCGCCCGGGCCGGGCGGCGCATCGTCGACGACGCGGGGGCGATCGTGCGCCCCGCGTCCGGGGGGGACGGCGTCGATCTCTACCTCTCCACCTCGTCCGCCGGCGGCGGGCTGCAGATGGTGGTCGCGGGCGTGGTCGCGAAGCTCAGCGCCAGATCCGCGCAGCGGGCCGCGCTCGGCGCCGGGGCGATCGTCGCCGACGTCGTGGCGTGCGACGACGACCGCACGCCGTACGAGCGCATCGCGCGGCTGAAGCGGCTGCGTCCGGACATCGTGCTGCTCGCGGGCGGGACCGACGGCGGCGCCGAGATCGGCGTGGTCGAGATGGCGCAGCTGATCGCGGCCGCCGATCCGAAGCCGCGTTTCGGCGGGCAGTTCACGCTCCCCGTCGTGTTCGCCGGGAACGCGCGCGTCGCGGCAGAGGTGGCGCGCGTACTAAAGGGCAAGGCCGAGCTCTATGCGGTGGCGAACGTGCGGCCGTCCATCGAACAGGAGCGGCTCGAGCCGGCGCGCGAGCGGATCCACGATCTGTTCCTCGATCACGTCATGCAGCAGGCCCCGGGCTTCTCGAAGCTGCTCGCCTGGACCGACGCGCCCGTGATGCCGACCCCATCCGCGGTGGGCGCGATCCTGCGGCTCGCTTCCGAGCGGGAGAAGCTCGACGTGCTCGCGGTGGACATCGGCGGAGCTACGACCGACGTGTTCTCGGTCGTCTCCGGGGCGTTCAACCGCACGGTGAGCGCGAACCTGGGCGTCAGCTACTCCGCGGCGTTCGTGCTCGCCGAGGCGGGTGTCGAGAACGTGCGGCGCTGGCTGCCGTACCGCATGTCCGGCGAGGACCTGCGCGACGCGGTGATGAACAAGACGATCCGCCCTACGACCATCCCCGCGGATGTCGAAGACCTGATGCTCGAGCAGGCGCTCGCCCGCGAGGCGCTCCGGTTGTCGTTCGCGCAGCACGCCGAGTTCGCCACGGGGCTGGCGGGGAAGCGGGTGGATCGGAGCTTCGACGAGAACCTCTCGAGCGGGAGGGCCGAGGAAGGCGGGCTTCGTACGATGGCGATCGATCTGCTCGTCGGATCGGGCGGCGTCCTCGCGCACGCGCCGCGCGCGGCCCAGACCGCGGCGATGCTCGTCGACTCCTTCGGGCCCGCGGGGGTGACCCGGATCGCCAAGGACTCCATCTTCATGCTGCCCCACCTCGGTGTCCTCTCGCAGCTCGATCCGCGAGCCGCCCGGGAGGTGCTGGAGAACGACTGCATCGTCGTGCTCGGGACCTGTGTCGCGCCCGCTGGAGCGGTTCGGCCCGGCAAGCCGTGCCTCGAGTTCTCGCTCGAGCGGGCCGATGGAACGAGCGAGCGCGGCGCGCTCTCGGGCGGGGAGATCGTCGCGGTTCCGCTCGCGGCCGGCGAGGAGGCGGAGCTCGTGGTCTCGCCGCGGCGCGGCCTCGACGTCGGCGCAGGTGCGTCCAAGTCGTGGAGGGGGCGCGTGCGGGGAGGGGAGGTCGGCCTGATCCTGGACTGCCGCGGCCGTCCGTTCGTTTTTGCGCGCGACGACCACGAGCGGATCGCGGCGCAGCGCAGGTGGCTCGGCGCGCTCGGCGCGTTCGAGGGAGGGGGGTGA